The following nucleotide sequence is from Spirochaeta cellobiosiphila DSM 17781.
TACTCCTAAAGATATAACCTGCTCAAAATAATCAGCGACAGCTTTATCATCTATTATGAATTCAGTTTGGTCTTCTGTTAATTGATATTCCTTGATAAACCTATCTTTGCGATAGAGGGGCAATTCAACTTGTCTATCTTTTACTTTTTGTAAAAAATCATCTGAAGGGCAGAAAGGCGGTAAATCTGGTTCAGGAAAATATCTATAATCTAAAGCTTGCTCTTTAGATCGCATAACAGTCGTTATGTCTCTATTTTCATTCCATAATCTCGTTTCCTGGGAAACAATCTTCCCTTCGTCTAATAGAAGGCTTTGTCGATCTATCTCATAATTTAAAGCCAATTTTACAAATCTGGAAGAGTTCAGATTTTTAATTTCAACTTTTCTTCCTAGACCTTGACCTTCAAGGTTGATGGAAACATTAGCATCACATCGCAATGATCCTTCTTCCATATTTCCATCAGATACACCTAAATATCTAACTAATCTCTGGAAATTTTTAAGATATATTTCAGCATCTTCACCTCGTACTAAATCGGGTTCAGTGACAATTTCTAATAGAGGATATCCTGCTCGATTGTAATCAATTAGCGAAACATCTCCAGCATGTATCATTTTTCCAGCATCTTCTTCAAGGTGAACATCGTGAATTCGGATTTTTTTCTTTTCTCCATTCACTTCAATTTCCACCCACCCGTTTTTACCAACAGGATGCTCGAATTGGCTAATTTGATAATTCTTAGGCATGTCAGGATAAAAGTAATTTTTACGTTCAAAAGTAGTTCTAGGACTCAATTCACAATTCAAAGCTTCTGCAACAGTGTAGGCTAATTCTAGTGCTTTTTCATTTGCAGTTGGTAAAACCCCTGGATAACCAAGACATACGGGACATACATTCGTATTCTCTTCATCACCATATTGAGCTTTGCAAGAACAAAACATTTTACTATCAGCTAATAGATGGATGTGAATTTCTAATCCAACAAACGATTCATACATAATTAACTCCAATCCTCTGAATAACCAGGGACATCTTGTATAGGAAATACATCTTTTAAAGATCTGGCTATTTCGAACAATCTTGGTTCTTCAAATACAGGGGCAATAAATTGCATACCGACAGGTAAGTTATTTTCAACTATAGTAGGAACATTTAAAGCAGGAACTCCAGCTAAGTTAGCTGTACAAGTAAATTTATCTGCAACTTTTTGTTGAAATTGAGTTAAAGACTTTTCATCCCTACTAAAGGCAGGTGTCGGAAAAGTTGGTGTCATCAACATATCAACATCTTTAAAGATACGATCCAAATCATTACGAATCGCTGTACGTATTTTTTGGGCTCTATGATAATACTGATCTTGAAAACCAGATCTTAATACATAAGTACCCAACAATATTCTAAGTTTAACTTCATCACCGAAACCTTCACTTCTTGATTTTTGAACTAAATCATCTGGATTTTCTGAATAAAGAGGTTGAAGACCATATCGTATACCAGTATAACGAGCTAGATTGGCACTTGCCTCAGCAGTGGCGATTGTATAATAAGCAGGAACTACATATTCAAGTGTTGGCAATTGAACTTTCACAACCGTATGACCCAAAGCTTCTAATGAAACTATTGTTTTATCATAAGCTTTTTGTACAAGAGGATCCAAATCAGATATGTTATCTAATACTGCAATGGTGAATGGCCCTTTTGTTTTAGTTGGAACCTCTGGCTTTATAGAGGTCTGGTCTTTGGGATCTTCTCCCTTTATTGTATTATATACTTGTTCTGTCAGATCAATATCTTTTGATAAAACACCGATTACTTCTAAGCTAGAAGCATAGGCTGTCAAACCGAATCTACTAACAGTACCATAAGTAGGCTTTAAACCATATACACCACAAAAACTGGCTGGTTGTCTAACAGAACCACCTGTATCTGTACCTAAAGCAAATGGAACGAGTCCAGCAGCAACAGCGGCAGCAGAACCTCCACTGGAACCACCAGATACTCTATTGATATCCCAAGGATTATTAGTTTGTTGCAACGCAGAATTATCAGTACTAGATCCCATACCGAATTCATCTAAATTAGTCTTTCCGACAACATAAGCTCCAGCATCTATAAGCTTTTCTACAGCTGTCGCAGTGTAAGGGGATAGGAGATTTTCCAGCATCTTCGATCCACAGGTTACTTTAAAACCTCTAGTAGCAATATTATCCTTAACACCAAAAGGCAAACCTTTGAGCTTCCCCTCATTGTGGCTACTATTTTCAGAACGAAAATCGAGAAAAGATCCTATTTTCTTTTCCCAACTCTCCACATAAAGCCTATATCTCTTCCGGCCTACTTCTGTGGATAAATTTTCTACCCATTTCTTTGTAAATTGACTCATAAATCTACCTTTATAGTACGTTAGGTATTACGATAAAACGATCTTCGATTTCAGGAGCATTCTCAATAAGCTCATCTGATAATGACTGATTGGTTTGGGGAATATCATCACGGACACGATTATTTTTGAGAAGGGCATGGGTGGTAGGTTCTAATCCTTCAACATCAACTTCCATCATCTTGGCAAAGTAATCTAACATCGTGTTAACTTCACCAGCCAGTCTATCAAAGTCCTCATCGGACAATCTTAACTGAGCAAGCTCTGCAGTAATCTCTAAATCTTCCTTTCTCATATTTATGCACAATGCCATACATATTTATAAGATGTCAAGTATAAGGCCGTTCCAAGATACTTTTCTTGATTTTATACATAACTTTAGTATTTTATTTGCTGTACATTGAGTGTCTAACTGAGTATAATGACTGGTTTATATCAAAGTAAGATAAATAAATTAGGCATACTTTATAAGATAATTTTTGGAAAACTCGAGGAGTATCCGTGGCTAAAAAGAACTTCCCTATAGTTCATTATTATGATCAAGATTTTGTTGATATTTATGACAAAACATGGGCCTGGCTAGAAGATTTCTGGGCCAAAGGTGATGAGAGTATAGGTTTTGAAAAGAATTTTTTTCTTTATCCTGACTCTAATGAAATAAACCAGTATGAAAGTTGTTTCGCAACTTTCTTTCTTGTCTACTCTAATAGAATGTATTCTCCCATGCCACTATTAGACAATTTTTATAAGAGACAAGAAGAAAATGGTGCTATCCGTGGCAAATACAATGTAGAAACAGGTGAACCAGTTTTAACAGCTGATAATCCGGAAGGTATTTTACCTCCTTTATTTTCCTGGGCTGAGTATAACTTGTATCACAAAGTAGGTCAGAAAAAGCGCCTAAAAGATATCATGCCCATATTAGAAAAGTATTACATATGGATTGAAGAGACTTTTAAAGATGACTCAGGATTATATGCAATACCTGCTTCTGCGACTATGATGGAAAATAGTCCTAGAGATGGAATGAAATATCCCTTGGACTTCAATACTCAAATGGCCGTAAATGCCTTATATATGTCCGCATTGGGAGATATTTTAAATGATAAGGAAATTAGTTTTAGATACAAACGAAGATACTTTTCATTAAAGACAAGAATCAATTCTCGAATGTGGAATGAAGAAGAAGGTTTTTACTTTGATTTAGACGAAAACAATAATCAGCTTAAAAACAAAACAATCGCAGCTTATTGGACATTATTGGCAGAGATTCCAAATGAAGAGCGGTTTGAGACCCTTGTTGATCATCTCAACAATCCCAAAACCTTTGGTCTCCCTAATCCTTTTCCTTCTTTAAGTGCTGATTCAAAAGACTTTGATCCCTCAGGTAATGGTTATTGTGGAGGTGTCTTTACACCCCTAACTTTTATGGTAATAAAAGGATTAGAAAAATACGAGCGTTATGACTTTGCTAGAGAAGTAGCCATAAGACATCTTTATTATATTCTGGATACATTACATCCTGATGG
It contains:
- the gatB gene encoding Asp-tRNA(Asn)/Glu-tRNA(Gln) amidotransferase subunit GatB, translated to MYESFVGLEIHIHLLADSKMFCSCKAQYGDEENTNVCPVCLGYPGVLPTANEKALELAYTVAEALNCELSPRTTFERKNYFYPDMPKNYQISQFEHPVGKNGWVEIEVNGEKKKIRIHDVHLEEDAGKMIHAGDVSLIDYNRAGYPLLEIVTEPDLVRGEDAEIYLKNFQRLVRYLGVSDGNMEEGSLRCDANVSINLEGQGLGRKVEIKNLNSSRFVKLALNYEIDRQSLLLDEGKIVSQETRLWNENRDITTVMRSKEQALDYRYFPEPDLPPFCPSDDFLQKVKDRQVELPLYRKDRFIKEYQLTEDQTEFIIDDKAVADYFEQVISLGVPTDMVATWLSGDVQKELNKNNMKLLESPLSPERFAELLKYLDEDRIHGKLAKQTLSAVFDENKSPGDIIAEKGWEQISNADQVQTLIEQVLADNQSVVDAIKSGDDRQRGYLMGQIMKKTNGRINPQIAQKVLSEKLG
- the gatA gene encoding Asp-tRNA(Asn)/Glu-tRNA(Gln) amidotransferase subunit GatA — its product is MSQFTKKWVENLSTEVGRKRYRLYVESWEKKIGSFLDFRSENSSHNEGKLKGLPFGVKDNIATRGFKVTCGSKMLENLLSPYTATAVEKLIDAGAYVVGKTNLDEFGMGSSTDNSALQQTNNPWDINRVSGGSSGGSAAAVAAGLVPFALGTDTGGSVRQPASFCGVYGLKPTYGTVSRFGLTAYASSLEVIGVLSKDIDLTEQVYNTIKGEDPKDQTSIKPEVPTKTKGPFTIAVLDNISDLDPLVQKAYDKTIVSLEALGHTVVKVQLPTLEYVVPAYYTIATAEASANLARYTGIRYGLQPLYSENPDDLVQKSRSEGFGDEVKLRILLGTYVLRSGFQDQYYHRAQKIRTAIRNDLDRIFKDVDMLMTPTFPTPAFSRDEKSLTQFQQKVADKFTCTANLAGVPALNVPTIVENNLPVGMQFIAPVFEEPRLFEIARSLKDVFPIQDVPGYSEDWS
- the gatC gene encoding Asp-tRNA(Asn)/Glu-tRNA(Gln) amidotransferase subunit GatC, producing the protein MRKEDLEITAELAQLRLSDEDFDRLAGEVNTMLDYFAKMMEVDVEGLEPTTHALLKNNRVRDDIPQTNQSLSDELIENAPEIEDRFIVIPNVL
- a CDS encoding MGH1-like glycoside hydrolase domain-containing protein encodes the protein MAKKNFPIVHYYDQDFVDIYDKTWAWLEDFWAKGDESIGFEKNFFLYPDSNEINQYESCFATFFLVYSNRMYSPMPLLDNFYKRQEENGAIRGKYNVETGEPVLTADNPEGILPPLFSWAEYNLYHKVGQKKRLKDIMPILEKYYIWIEETFKDDSGLYAIPASATMMENSPRDGMKYPLDFNTQMAVNALYMSALGDILNDKEISFRYKRRYFSLKTRINSRMWNEEEGFYFDLDENNNQLKNKTIAAYWTLLAEIPNEERFETLVDHLNNPKTFGLPNPFPSLSADSKDFDPSGNGYCGGVFTPLTFMVIKGLEKYERYDFAREVAIRHLYYILDTLHPDGETKGSLWEAYNPNKEGQASWKERDNRSQYLGYTSLATITLMIENIVGLYISLPRKTVDWIVPTLELMGIEDLELKRNMITIQSNKSGRGWEIRLESEKLYYFTINILGQKKKTLPIPSGKCSMLIDKL